The genomic window AAGTGGGCGACGACCAAGCACAAGAAGGCGGTCATCGACGGCCGTCGCGCGAAGTCGTTCGCCAAGCTCATCAAGAACATCGAGGTCGCGGCCAAGATGGGCGGCGCAGACCTCGCGGGCAACCCGACGCTGCAGGACGCCATCCAGAAGGCGAAGAAGACCTCGGTCCCGAACGACAACATCGACCGCGCCGTCAAGCGCGGTGCCGGCCTCACCGGTGAGGTCGTCGACTACACCACGATCATGTACGAGGGCTACGGTCCGAACGGCGTCGCCCTGCTCGTCGAGTGCCTCACCGACAACAAGAACCGTGCAGCAGCCGATGTCCGGACGCTGATGTCCCGCAACGGCGGCACCATGGCCGATCCGGGCTCCGTCGCCTACAACTTCCAGCGCAAGGGCCTCATCGTCGTCCAGGCCGAGGGGACCACGGAGGACGACGTCCTCGGCGCCGTCCTCGATGCGGGCGCAGAAGAGGTGAACACCGAGGGCGAGACCTTCGAGGTCGTCACCGAGCCGAGCGACATGGTCGCGACCCGGACCGCCCTGCAAGAGGCCGGTATCGATTACGACTCCGCCGATGTCGCCTTCGTCCCGAACCTCAAGGTCGAGATCGACGCCGACACGGCGCGCAAGATCTTCAAGCTGATCGACGCTCTCGAGGACAACGACGACGTCCAGAACATCTACAGCAACTTCGACCTCACCCCCGAGGTGCAGGCCGAGCTGGAGGCCGACGACGAGTAGTCCGGCACCCGTGCCGCGCGAAGCCCGTTCGAACGGATGTACGACACTCCGCCCTCGCGGAGCGTCCGGCGCATCGCCCGCGCTTAGGGTCGGAACATGACTCTGCGTGTCCTCGGCATCGACCCCGGCCTGACCCGATGCGGGGTGGGGGTCGTCGACGTCCTGCCGGGACGGCAGGCCACGATGGTCGAGTACGGCGTCATCCGGACGGACGCGCACGCCCCACTCGAGCAGCGACTCCTCATGATCGCGCAGGGTATCGCCGCGGCGATCGAGCGCACTTCGCCGACCGCGATGGCCGTCGAGCGGGTGTTCGCGCAACACAACGTCCGGACGGTCATGGGCACCGCCCAGGCGAGTGGGCTCGCACTGCACGCTGCGGCCGCGAACGGGATCCCCGTCGGCCTGCACACCCCGAGTGAGGTCAAGGCCGCGGTGACCGGATACGGCCGGGCGGACAAGCTCCAGGTGCAGACCATGGTCGCCCGGATCCTCGGTCTCGACGAACTCCCGAAGCCGGCTGACGCCGCCGATGCGCTCGCACTCGCGATCTGCCACGCCTGGCGACCCGTCGTGTCGACGGCAGCGACAACCGTCGGCGCTCCGCCGCAGGGGAATGGAGCACTCACTCCGGCCCAGCGTGCGTGGGCGGCGGCGGAACGCGGCGGCGCTCCGCGCGAGGCGGCCGGCCGGGCCCGGGCAGCGCGGAGCCCTAGGCTGGAAGCATGATCTCCTCCCTCCGCGGCACCGTCCTGAGCGCGGTCGGCAACCTCGTCGTGATCGAGGTGGGCGGCGTCGGATTCGCCGTCCAGGTCACGCCGGCCCATGCCCTCTCCCTCCGGGTCGGCACGGAAGCGCTCCTCTCGACGACACTGATCGTGCGGGAGGACTCGCTCTCCCTGTTCGGGTTCCGATCCGCCGAGGAGCTGTCCGTGTTCGAGCTCCTGGTGAGCGTCACCGGGGTCGGCCCGAAATCGGCACTCGGCGTCCTGGAGGCGCTGACGCCGGAGCAGATCGCCGCCGCCATCTCCGCTGACGACGACGCCCCGTTCCGCAAGGTCTCCGGGATCGGGCCGAAGACGGCGAAGCTCATCACCGTCTCGCTCGCCGGCAAGCTCCGCGTCACCAGGACGACGCCTGAAGCTCCGGCGACCACCGTGAACGCCGCCGCGATCGCCGACCAGGTCGTCACGGCGCTCATCGGGCTCGGTTGGCCGGAGAAGACGGCGACGCAGGCGGTCGTCGAGGCCTCCGCCTCCGCGAGTGCGGCCGACCTCTCGACCGTGCCGTCGCTCATCCGCCTGGCCCTCGGCAGACTCGGCCCGGCGCACGCCGGAGGCCGTACCTCGTGACGGACGCTCCAGAAGACCTCACCAATCCAGCCGCCGAGTCCGACGCGGAACTGGCGTTCGAAGGGGCCCTCCGTCCGCGGTCGCTCTCCGAGTTCGTCGGTCAGTCCAAGGCACGCGGTCAGTTGCAACTCCTGATCACGGCCGCCGGGATGCAGAACCGCACCCCGGACCACATCCTGCTGGCCGGCCCTCCTGGACTCGGCAAGACGACCCTCGCGATGATCGTCGCGCACGAGACCGGGAAACCGCTCCGGCTCACGAGCGGTCCGGCCATCCAGCACGCCGGCGACCTCGCCGCGGTCCTGTCGTCGCTGACCCCGGGCGAGGTGCTCTTCATCGACGAGATCCACCGCATGGCCCGCCCTGCCGAGGAGATGTTGTACCTCGCCATGGAGGACTTCCGCATCGACATCATGGTGGGCAAGGGTGCCGGCGCGACGAGCATCCCACTCGAGCTGGCACCGTTCACCCTGGTCGGGGCGACCACCCGCTCCGGTCTGCTGCCGAACCCGCTCCGCGACCGCTTCGGGTTCACCGCGCACCTCGAGTTCTACGACGAGCCGGAACTGCAACAGGTGCTGCACCGTACCGCCGACATGCTCGGGCTCGACATCGACGCTCGGGCCGTCGCCGAGATCGCCGGGCGCTGTCGGGGTACGCCGCGCATCGCCAACCGCCTGCTCCGCCGCGTCAGGGACTACGCACTCGTGCACGGTGGCCGCGCGGACCTCGAGACCGTCCAGGCCGCGCTCGAGCTCTACGACGTCGACGCCCTCGGTCTCGACCGACTCGACCGATCGGTCATGGAAGGCATGCTCGACCGCTTCGCCGGAGGTCCGGTCGGGCTCAGCACGCTCGCGGTCTCGGTCGGCGAGGAAGCGGAGACGATCGAGTCCGTCGTCGAGCCGTTCCTCGTCCGGATCGGCCTCATCACGCGCACGCCACGAGGCCGCGTGGCGACCCCGGCCGCCTGGCGGCACTTCGGCAGAACACCTTCTCAGCATGGCTCGACCCTCGATGGCCTATAATTTCCCTTTGGCGGTGCGTTCCCAACGTCTCCCGCCCTCAATCTCCTCTGGAAGGTTCCCATCGTGGATGCAATGACCCTCGTCCTGTTCGGCCTCGCCGGCGTCATGATCGTGTTCATGATGGTGAGCAACAACAAGCGGAAGAAGCAGGCCGCGGAGACGGAGCAGAA from Plantibacter flavus includes these protein-coding regions:
- a CDS encoding YebC/PmpR family DNA-binding transcriptional regulator encodes the protein MSGHSKWATTKHKKAVIDGRRAKSFAKLIKNIEVAAKMGGADLAGNPTLQDAIQKAKKTSVPNDNIDRAVKRGAGLTGEVVDYTTIMYEGYGPNGVALLVECLTDNKNRAAADVRTLMSRNGGTMADPGSVAYNFQRKGLIVVQAEGTTEDDVLGAVLDAGAEEVNTEGETFEVVTEPSDMVATRTALQEAGIDYDSADVAFVPNLKVEIDADTARKIFKLIDALEDNDDVQNIYSNFDLTPEVQAELEADDE
- the ruvC gene encoding crossover junction endodeoxyribonuclease RuvC; its protein translation is MTLRVLGIDPGLTRCGVGVVDVLPGRQATMVEYGVIRTDAHAPLEQRLLMIAQGIAAAIERTSPTAMAVERVFAQHNVRTVMGTAQASGLALHAAAANGIPVGLHTPSEVKAAVTGYGRADKLQVQTMVARILGLDELPKPADAADALALAICHAWRPVVSTAATTVGAPPQGNGALTPAQRAWAAAERGGAPREAAGRARAARSPRLEA
- the ruvA gene encoding Holliday junction branch migration protein RuvA — its product is MISSLRGTVLSAVGNLVVIEVGGVGFAVQVTPAHALSLRVGTEALLSTTLIVREDSLSLFGFRSAEELSVFELLVSVTGVGPKSALGVLEALTPEQIAAAISADDDAPFRKVSGIGPKTAKLITVSLAGKLRVTRTTPEAPATTVNAAAIADQVVTALIGLGWPEKTATQAVVEASASASAADLSTVPSLIRLALGRLGPAHAGGRTS
- the ruvB gene encoding Holliday junction branch migration DNA helicase RuvB, with translation MTDAPEDLTNPAAESDAELAFEGALRPRSLSEFVGQSKARGQLQLLITAAGMQNRTPDHILLAGPPGLGKTTLAMIVAHETGKPLRLTSGPAIQHAGDLAAVLSSLTPGEVLFIDEIHRMARPAEEMLYLAMEDFRIDIMVGKGAGATSIPLELAPFTLVGATTRSGLLPNPLRDRFGFTAHLEFYDEPELQQVLHRTADMLGLDIDARAVAEIAGRCRGTPRIANRLLRRVRDYALVHGGRADLETVQAALELYDVDALGLDRLDRSVMEGMLDRFAGGPVGLSTLAVSVGEEAETIESVVEPFLVRIGLITRTPRGRVATPAAWRHFGRTPSQHGSTLDGL